A portion of the Parasteatoda tepidariorum isolate YZ-2023 chromosome 5, CAS_Ptep_4.0, whole genome shotgun sequence genome contains these proteins:
- the LOC107449120 gene encoding leucine-rich repeat flightless-interacting protein 2 isoform X3, with protein MGMWCSTPLHRAKLRRMRKILISLVEYAEARLVARRQARAEAREIRMREIEKQKESEEHGENHYDDHLSVEPSRPPRGIKNENRERAPSYISERSCDSRRSSEEFPDTIGSKEYKLLTNQVMELEEKFRKAMITTAQLDNEKTTLSYQVDTLKDELQELEELHLLEQKDFKSVTREHDLLSRDFKDLRRQNELLTQAIKMRDELISEHNLILVGGEEEEVVDDEDDLSREKKKSDSEREKRIARMALVSPEGANILKQAGSGTLDVRLKKLSEEKQDLLDEIYRLRLDLEEERQKAYKMDQLSLMRTGANGPEMKLMEVQREANKQVNDYKYRLKKAEQEITTLQGTVSRLDNHMNRYKAQAESYETVEDELKAEKRKLQREFRDAQARIEELETANIHLQKRIDKLKTVKSILAKS; from the exons ATGGGAATGTGGTGCTCAACGCCTTTACATCGAGCAAAATTACGAAGAATGCGAAAAATACTTATATCCCTTGTAGAATAT GCTGAAGCCCGACTCGTGGCTCGACGGCAAGCGAGAGCTGAGGCTAGAGAAATTCGAATGCGAGAAATCGAAAAACAAAAGGAG tcgGAAGAGCATGGTGAAAATCATTATGATGATCACCTTTCTGTAGAACCTTCTAGACCTCCGagaggaataaaaaatgaaaatcgagAG CGAGCTCCATCATATATTTCTGAGCGCTCATGTGACTCTCGGAGGAGTAGTGAAGAATTTCCTGACACAATTGGTAGCAAGGAATACAAA cttcTTACAAACCAAGTCATGgaacttgaagaaaaatttcgGAAAGCGATGATAACTACTGCACAACtagataatgaaaaaacaactttatcGTACCAAGTAGATACTCTTAAAGATGAATTACAAGAACTGGAAGAACTTCATCTATTAGaacaaaaggattttaaatcagtaacacgg gAACATGACTTACTAAGTCGTGACTTTAAAGATCTCCGTCGCCAGAATGAACTTCTAACACAAGCTATTAAAATGAGGGATGAGcttatttca gaacataatttaattcttgtgggtggagaagaagaagaagttgTAGATGATGAAGATGATCTCTCTcgagaaaaaaagaagtcagACTCTGAGCGAGAAAAAAGGATAGCTAGAATGGCTCTAGTTTCTCCAGAAggagcaaatattttaaaacaagcagGCTCTGGAACTTTAG ATGTTCGGTTAAAAAAGCTTTCTGAGGAGAAACAAGATCTACTAGATGAg ATTTATAGGCTTAGGTTAGATCTGGAAGAAGAAAGACAAAAAGCCTATAAAATGGATCAATTGTCTTTGATGAGAACTGGAGCAAATGGTCCAGAAATGAAACTCATGGAAGTGCAAA GAGAGGCAAATAAGCAAGTTAATGATTACAAATATAGATTAAAGAAAGCTGAACAAGAAATTACTACACTTCAGGGAACT GTATCTAGATTGGACAACCACATGAATAGGTACAAAGCTCAAGCAGAAAGCTATGAAACTGTTGAAGATGAATTAAAAGCAGAAAAGAGAAAGTTACAGAGAGAG tttcgaGATGCTCAAGCAAGAATTGAAGAATTAGAAACAGCAAATATTCATTTACAAAAACGCATagacaaattaaaaactgtgaAAAGTATTCTTGCAAAATCTTGA
- the LOC107449120 gene encoding leucine-rich repeat flightless-interacting protein 2 isoform X4, whose translation MIRTMKSCDVIYSSLGQAEARLVARRQARAEAREIRMREIEKQKESEEHGENHYDDHLSVEPSRPPRGIKNENRERAPSYISERSCDSRRSSEEFPDTIGSKEYKLLTNQVMELEEKFRKAMITTAQLDNEKTTLSYQVDTLKDELQELEELHLLEQKDFKSVTREHDLLSRDFKDLRRQNELLTQAIKMRDELISEHNLILVGGEEEEVVDDEDDLSREKKKSDSEREKRIARMALVSPEGANILKQAGSGTLDVRLKKLSEEKQDLLDEIYRLRLDLEEERQKAYKMDQLSLMRTGANGPEMKLMEVQREANKQVNDYKYRLKKAEQEITTLQGTVSRLDNHMNRYKAQAESYETVEDELKAEKRKLQREFRDAQARIEELETANIHLQKRIDKLKTVKSILAKS comes from the exons ATGATTAGAACGATGAAAAGTTGCGATGTCATCTACTCTTCACTCGGTCAA GCTGAAGCCCGACTCGTGGCTCGACGGCAAGCGAGAGCTGAGGCTAGAGAAATTCGAATGCGAGAAATCGAAAAACAAAAGGAG tcgGAAGAGCATGGTGAAAATCATTATGATGATCACCTTTCTGTAGAACCTTCTAGACCTCCGagaggaataaaaaatgaaaatcgagAG CGAGCTCCATCATATATTTCTGAGCGCTCATGTGACTCTCGGAGGAGTAGTGAAGAATTTCCTGACACAATTGGTAGCAAGGAATACAAA cttcTTACAAACCAAGTCATGgaacttgaagaaaaatttcgGAAAGCGATGATAACTACTGCACAACtagataatgaaaaaacaactttatcGTACCAAGTAGATACTCTTAAAGATGAATTACAAGAACTGGAAGAACTTCATCTATTAGaacaaaaggattttaaatcagtaacacgg gAACATGACTTACTAAGTCGTGACTTTAAAGATCTCCGTCGCCAGAATGAACTTCTAACACAAGCTATTAAAATGAGGGATGAGcttatttca gaacataatttaattcttgtgggtggagaagaagaagaagttgTAGATGATGAAGATGATCTCTCTcgagaaaaaaagaagtcagACTCTGAGCGAGAAAAAAGGATAGCTAGAATGGCTCTAGTTTCTCCAGAAggagcaaatattttaaaacaagcagGCTCTGGAACTTTAG ATGTTCGGTTAAAAAAGCTTTCTGAGGAGAAACAAGATCTACTAGATGAg ATTTATAGGCTTAGGTTAGATCTGGAAGAAGAAAGACAAAAAGCCTATAAAATGGATCAATTGTCTTTGATGAGAACTGGAGCAAATGGTCCAGAAATGAAACTCATGGAAGTGCAAA GAGAGGCAAATAAGCAAGTTAATGATTACAAATATAGATTAAAGAAAGCTGAACAAGAAATTACTACACTTCAGGGAACT GTATCTAGATTGGACAACCACATGAATAGGTACAAAGCTCAAGCAGAAAGCTATGAAACTGTTGAAGATGAATTAAAAGCAGAAAAGAGAAAGTTACAGAGAGAG tttcgaGATGCTCAAGCAAGAATTGAAGAATTAGAAACAGCAAATATTCATTTACAAAAACGCATagacaaattaaaaactgtgaAAAGTATTCTTGCAAAATCTTGA
- the LOC107449120 gene encoding leucine-rich repeat flightless-interacting protein 2 isoform X1, with protein sequence MLNSFSLSKVSDVVGQFFSSIFMWLIKYLWAEARLVARRQARAEAREIRMREIEKQKESEEHGENHYDDHLSVEPSRPPRGIKNENRERAPSYISERSCDSRRSSEEFPDTIGSKEYKLLTNQVMELEEKFRKAMITTAQLDNEKTTLSYQVDTLKDELQELEELHLLEQKDFKSVTREHDLLSRDFKDLRRQNELLTQAIKMRDELISEHNLILVGGEEEEVVDDEDDLSREKKKSDSEREKRIARMALVSPEGANILKQAGSGTLDVRLKKLSEEKQDLLDEIYRLRLDLEEERQKAYKMDQLSLMRTGANGPEMKLMEVQREANKQVNDYKYRLKKAEQEITTLQGTVSRLDNHMNRYKAQAESYETVEDELKAEKRKLQREFRDAQARIEELETANIHLQKRIDKLKTVKSILAKS encoded by the exons ATGCTGAATTCATTTTCCCTTTCAAAAGTGTCAGATGTCGTCGGTCAATTCTTCTCTTCCATATTCATGTGGCTAATTAAATATCTGTGG GCTGAAGCCCGACTCGTGGCTCGACGGCAAGCGAGAGCTGAGGCTAGAGAAATTCGAATGCGAGAAATCGAAAAACAAAAGGAG tcgGAAGAGCATGGTGAAAATCATTATGATGATCACCTTTCTGTAGAACCTTCTAGACCTCCGagaggaataaaaaatgaaaatcgagAG CGAGCTCCATCATATATTTCTGAGCGCTCATGTGACTCTCGGAGGAGTAGTGAAGAATTTCCTGACACAATTGGTAGCAAGGAATACAAA cttcTTACAAACCAAGTCATGgaacttgaagaaaaatttcgGAAAGCGATGATAACTACTGCACAACtagataatgaaaaaacaactttatcGTACCAAGTAGATACTCTTAAAGATGAATTACAAGAACTGGAAGAACTTCATCTATTAGaacaaaaggattttaaatcagtaacacgg gAACATGACTTACTAAGTCGTGACTTTAAAGATCTCCGTCGCCAGAATGAACTTCTAACACAAGCTATTAAAATGAGGGATGAGcttatttca gaacataatttaattcttgtgggtggagaagaagaagaagttgTAGATGATGAAGATGATCTCTCTcgagaaaaaaagaagtcagACTCTGAGCGAGAAAAAAGGATAGCTAGAATGGCTCTAGTTTCTCCAGAAggagcaaatattttaaaacaagcagGCTCTGGAACTTTAG ATGTTCGGTTAAAAAAGCTTTCTGAGGAGAAACAAGATCTACTAGATGAg ATTTATAGGCTTAGGTTAGATCTGGAAGAAGAAAGACAAAAAGCCTATAAAATGGATCAATTGTCTTTGATGAGAACTGGAGCAAATGGTCCAGAAATGAAACTCATGGAAGTGCAAA GAGAGGCAAATAAGCAAGTTAATGATTACAAATATAGATTAAAGAAAGCTGAACAAGAAATTACTACACTTCAGGGAACT GTATCTAGATTGGACAACCACATGAATAGGTACAAAGCTCAAGCAGAAAGCTATGAAACTGTTGAAGATGAATTAAAAGCAGAAAAGAGAAAGTTACAGAGAGAG tttcgaGATGCTCAAGCAAGAATTGAAGAATTAGAAACAGCAAATATTCATTTACAAAAACGCATagacaaattaaaaactgtgaAAAGTATTCTTGCAAAATCTTGA
- the LOC107449120 gene encoding leucine-rich repeat flightless-interacting protein 2 isoform X5 yields the protein MDQLIPALLYIRNYRAEARLVARRQARAEAREIRMREIEKQKESEEHGENHYDDHLSVEPSRPPRGIKNENRERAPSYISERSCDSRRSSEEFPDTIGSKEYKLLTNQVMELEEKFRKAMITTAQLDNEKTTLSYQVDTLKDELQELEELHLLEQKDFKSVTREHDLLSRDFKDLRRQNELLTQAIKMRDELISEHNLILVGGEEEEVVDDEDDLSREKKKSDSEREKRIARMALVSPEGANILKQAGSGTLDVRLKKLSEEKQDLLDEIYRLRLDLEEERQKAYKMDQLSLMRTGANGPEMKLMEVQREANKQVNDYKYRLKKAEQEITTLQGTVSRLDNHMNRYKAQAESYETVEDELKAEKRKLQREFRDAQARIEELETANIHLQKRIDKLKTVKSILAKS from the exons GCTGAAGCCCGACTCGTGGCTCGACGGCAAGCGAGAGCTGAGGCTAGAGAAATTCGAATGCGAGAAATCGAAAAACAAAAGGAG tcgGAAGAGCATGGTGAAAATCATTATGATGATCACCTTTCTGTAGAACCTTCTAGACCTCCGagaggaataaaaaatgaaaatcgagAG CGAGCTCCATCATATATTTCTGAGCGCTCATGTGACTCTCGGAGGAGTAGTGAAGAATTTCCTGACACAATTGGTAGCAAGGAATACAAA cttcTTACAAACCAAGTCATGgaacttgaagaaaaatttcgGAAAGCGATGATAACTACTGCACAACtagataatgaaaaaacaactttatcGTACCAAGTAGATACTCTTAAAGATGAATTACAAGAACTGGAAGAACTTCATCTATTAGaacaaaaggattttaaatcagtaacacgg gAACATGACTTACTAAGTCGTGACTTTAAAGATCTCCGTCGCCAGAATGAACTTCTAACACAAGCTATTAAAATGAGGGATGAGcttatttca gaacataatttaattcttgtgggtggagaagaagaagaagttgTAGATGATGAAGATGATCTCTCTcgagaaaaaaagaagtcagACTCTGAGCGAGAAAAAAGGATAGCTAGAATGGCTCTAGTTTCTCCAGAAggagcaaatattttaaaacaagcagGCTCTGGAACTTTAG ATGTTCGGTTAAAAAAGCTTTCTGAGGAGAAACAAGATCTACTAGATGAg ATTTATAGGCTTAGGTTAGATCTGGAAGAAGAAAGACAAAAAGCCTATAAAATGGATCAATTGTCTTTGATGAGAACTGGAGCAAATGGTCCAGAAATGAAACTCATGGAAGTGCAAA GAGAGGCAAATAAGCAAGTTAATGATTACAAATATAGATTAAAGAAAGCTGAACAAGAAATTACTACACTTCAGGGAACT GTATCTAGATTGGACAACCACATGAATAGGTACAAAGCTCAAGCAGAAAGCTATGAAACTGTTGAAGATGAATTAAAAGCAGAAAAGAGAAAGTTACAGAGAGAG tttcgaGATGCTCAAGCAAGAATTGAAGAATTAGAAACAGCAAATATTCATTTACAAAAACGCATagacaaattaaaaactgtgaAAAGTATTCTTGCAAAATCTTGA
- the LOC107449120 gene encoding leucine-rich repeat flightless-interacting protein 2 isoform X2, whose product MSSPRVRRRGIQRLYSAEDEVLDKVVQEAEARLVARRQARAEAREIRMREIEKQKESEEHGENHYDDHLSVEPSRPPRGIKNENRERAPSYISERSCDSRRSSEEFPDTIGSKEYKLLTNQVMELEEKFRKAMITTAQLDNEKTTLSYQVDTLKDELQELEELHLLEQKDFKSVTREHDLLSRDFKDLRRQNELLTQAIKMRDELISEHNLILVGGEEEEVVDDEDDLSREKKKSDSEREKRIARMALVSPEGANILKQAGSGTLDVRLKKLSEEKQDLLDEIYRLRLDLEEERQKAYKMDQLSLMRTGANGPEMKLMEVQREANKQVNDYKYRLKKAEQEITTLQGTVSRLDNHMNRYKAQAESYETVEDELKAEKRKLQREFRDAQARIEELETANIHLQKRIDKLKTVKSILAKS is encoded by the exons GCTGAAGCCCGACTCGTGGCTCGACGGCAAGCGAGAGCTGAGGCTAGAGAAATTCGAATGCGAGAAATCGAAAAACAAAAGGAG tcgGAAGAGCATGGTGAAAATCATTATGATGATCACCTTTCTGTAGAACCTTCTAGACCTCCGagaggaataaaaaatgaaaatcgagAG CGAGCTCCATCATATATTTCTGAGCGCTCATGTGACTCTCGGAGGAGTAGTGAAGAATTTCCTGACACAATTGGTAGCAAGGAATACAAA cttcTTACAAACCAAGTCATGgaacttgaagaaaaatttcgGAAAGCGATGATAACTACTGCACAACtagataatgaaaaaacaactttatcGTACCAAGTAGATACTCTTAAAGATGAATTACAAGAACTGGAAGAACTTCATCTATTAGaacaaaaggattttaaatcagtaacacgg gAACATGACTTACTAAGTCGTGACTTTAAAGATCTCCGTCGCCAGAATGAACTTCTAACACAAGCTATTAAAATGAGGGATGAGcttatttca gaacataatttaattcttgtgggtggagaagaagaagaagttgTAGATGATGAAGATGATCTCTCTcgagaaaaaaagaagtcagACTCTGAGCGAGAAAAAAGGATAGCTAGAATGGCTCTAGTTTCTCCAGAAggagcaaatattttaaaacaagcagGCTCTGGAACTTTAG ATGTTCGGTTAAAAAAGCTTTCTGAGGAGAAACAAGATCTACTAGATGAg ATTTATAGGCTTAGGTTAGATCTGGAAGAAGAAAGACAAAAAGCCTATAAAATGGATCAATTGTCTTTGATGAGAACTGGAGCAAATGGTCCAGAAATGAAACTCATGGAAGTGCAAA GAGAGGCAAATAAGCAAGTTAATGATTACAAATATAGATTAAAGAAAGCTGAACAAGAAATTACTACACTTCAGGGAACT GTATCTAGATTGGACAACCACATGAATAGGTACAAAGCTCAAGCAGAAAGCTATGAAACTGTTGAAGATGAATTAAAAGCAGAAAAGAGAAAGTTACAGAGAGAG tttcgaGATGCTCAAGCAAGAATTGAAGAATTAGAAACAGCAAATATTCATTTACAAAAACGCATagacaaattaaaaactgtgaAAAGTATTCTTGCAAAATCTTGA
- the LOC107449120 gene encoding leucine-rich repeat flightless-interacting protein 2 isoform X6: MREIEKQKESEEHGENHYDDHLSVEPSRPPRGIKNENRERAPSYISERSCDSRRSSEEFPDTIGSKEYKLLTNQVMELEEKFRKAMITTAQLDNEKTTLSYQVDTLKDELQELEELHLLEQKDFKSVTREHDLLSRDFKDLRRQNELLTQAIKMRDELISEHNLILVGGEEEEVVDDEDDLSREKKKSDSEREKRIARMALVSPEGANILKQAGSGTLDVRLKKLSEEKQDLLDEIYRLRLDLEEERQKAYKMDQLSLMRTGANGPEMKLMEVQREANKQVNDYKYRLKKAEQEITTLQGTVSRLDNHMNRYKAQAESYETVEDELKAEKRKLQREFRDAQARIEELETANIHLQKRIDKLKTVKSILAKS; this comes from the exons ATGCGAGAAATCGAAAAACAAAAGGAG tcgGAAGAGCATGGTGAAAATCATTATGATGATCACCTTTCTGTAGAACCTTCTAGACCTCCGagaggaataaaaaatgaaaatcgagAG CGAGCTCCATCATATATTTCTGAGCGCTCATGTGACTCTCGGAGGAGTAGTGAAGAATTTCCTGACACAATTGGTAGCAAGGAATACAAA cttcTTACAAACCAAGTCATGgaacttgaagaaaaatttcgGAAAGCGATGATAACTACTGCACAACtagataatgaaaaaacaactttatcGTACCAAGTAGATACTCTTAAAGATGAATTACAAGAACTGGAAGAACTTCATCTATTAGaacaaaaggattttaaatcagtaacacgg gAACATGACTTACTAAGTCGTGACTTTAAAGATCTCCGTCGCCAGAATGAACTTCTAACACAAGCTATTAAAATGAGGGATGAGcttatttca gaacataatttaattcttgtgggtggagaagaagaagaagttgTAGATGATGAAGATGATCTCTCTcgagaaaaaaagaagtcagACTCTGAGCGAGAAAAAAGGATAGCTAGAATGGCTCTAGTTTCTCCAGAAggagcaaatattttaaaacaagcagGCTCTGGAACTTTAG ATGTTCGGTTAAAAAAGCTTTCTGAGGAGAAACAAGATCTACTAGATGAg ATTTATAGGCTTAGGTTAGATCTGGAAGAAGAAAGACAAAAAGCCTATAAAATGGATCAATTGTCTTTGATGAGAACTGGAGCAAATGGTCCAGAAATGAAACTCATGGAAGTGCAAA GAGAGGCAAATAAGCAAGTTAATGATTACAAATATAGATTAAAGAAAGCTGAACAAGAAATTACTACACTTCAGGGAACT GTATCTAGATTGGACAACCACATGAATAGGTACAAAGCTCAAGCAGAAAGCTATGAAACTGTTGAAGATGAATTAAAAGCAGAAAAGAGAAAGTTACAGAGAGAG tttcgaGATGCTCAAGCAAGAATTGAAGAATTAGAAACAGCAAATATTCATTTACAAAAACGCATagacaaattaaaaactgtgaAAAGTATTCTTGCAAAATCTTGA